TAAGCCAAAGTTCTAAACGCTTAAAGATTTTAAATTCTTTAATAAAACTAATTTCTGAAGATTGTTTTAAAGTTGGCATCCAAAATTTAACCGCTAAAACAGCCAAAACACCAACAATACCAACCATTAAAAAAGAAACATTCCAGTTAAAATGCTTACCTAAATACGTTCCTAACGGAACTCCTAATAAGTTCGCAAAGGTTAAACCACTAAACATTATGGCGATGCCTTGTGCTTCCTTTCCTTTTTTAGATAATTTTCCGGCAACTACAGCTCCAATACCAAAGAATGCACCATGTGGTAAGCCTGATAAAAAACGTAATACTATAAAAGAATTATATCCAGTTGCGAAAGATGATAAGGTGTTAAATACCGTAAACCATAGCATTAAAAGGAGTAACACTTTGTGTGCCGGCCATTTGCTACCTAAACCGGTAAGTGTTGGCGCACCAACAACTACACCTAAAGCATAAGCCGAAATAAAATGTCCGGCCATAGGGATACTAATATCAAAAGAGGTTGCTATATCGGGTAATATACCCATAATTACAAATTCAGTAAGGCCAATTCCGAATCCGCCAATAGCTAAAGAAAGTAGGGCTTTGTTCATTCAATTAGATTTTAATCAACTGCAAAAATAGGAGTTACAAGCGGTGTTGATTGTGGTTTTATTATTAAATAAAAGTTAATTGAGAAGTGTTTAATATAATTGGTAAAAAGTGATTAAAAGAATAAGAAAGACGTTCGTGTTTTGCTTTATTCTTATATTTCTAATTAATACATGAATAGGAAATCTTTAAAAAATATAATGAATAGAACTTTAGTTTTACTGGTAAAAATCCGATATTTGCCTTTAGACTAACCATCAATACAAGAGAAAGAATATGGCAATGAATAAAAACACGGTTTTAGCTTGGGCTACAATCATAATGATTTTCGTAGGATTAGGTTTAATAGCATTAGGCGCTTTTCGATATGATGATGTTGCTGGCTGGGGTTTTGCAGCTGTAGGTTTCGGCTTTTTTGCTGTAGCTTGGGTGTTTAACGCGCTAAAAGGACGTGTTTAAATTTAGAATTTAAACGCAATAATTAAAATCTTAAATCATTTTAAATAGATAATTACAAAAAATGAGTGACGATAAAAAAATAATATTTTCAATGTCTGGTTTAACCAAGACATTTCCGGGTGCAAATACACCTGTATTAAAAAACATTTATTTAAGTTTCTTCTACGGAGCTAAAATTGGAATTTTAGGTCTTAACGGATCTGGTAAATCGACTTTGTTAAAAATTATCGCTGGTGTCGATAAAAACTATCAAGGTGATGTTACTTTTCTTCAAGATTATTCAGTTGGGTATTTAGAACAAGAACCACAGTTGGATGATGATAAAACAGTTATGGAAATTGTGCGCGAGGGTGCAGCCGAAACGGTTGCTATTCTTGATGAGTACAATAAAATTAATGATCAGTTTGGTTTAGAAGAAGTATATTCTGATGCCGACAAAATGGAGAAATTGATGAACCGCCAAGCGGAACTTCAAGACCAAATCGATGCGTCTAACGCTTGGGAATTAGATACTAAATTAGAAATTGCTATGGATGCGTTACGTACTCCAGATGGCGATAAAAAAATTGGTGTATTATCGGGTGGAGAAAAGCGTCGTGTAGCATTATGTCGTTTACTTTTACAAGAACCAGATGTATTACTTTTAGATGAGCCTACTAACCACTTAGATGCTGAATCTGTACATTGGTTAGAGCATCATTTAGCACAATATAAGGGTACTGTAATTGCTGTAACGCACGATAGATACTTTTTGGATAATGTAGCGGGTTGGATTTTAGAATTAGATAGAGGTGAAGGTATTCCTTGGAAAGGGAATTACTCATCTTGGCTAGATCAAAAATCTAAACGTATGGCTCAAGAAAGCAAAACAGCTTCTAAACGTCAAAAAACGTTAGAACGTGAGCTAGAATGGGTACGTCAAGGAGCAAAAGGACGCCAAACGAAGCAGAAAGCACGTTTAAATAATTACGATAAATTAATGAGTCAAGATCAGAAACAACTTGACGAAAAATTAGAAATATACATCCCGAACGGACCTCGTTTAGGTACCAATGTTATCGAAGCTTCTGGTGTTGCCAAAGGTTATGATGATAAGCTGTTGTATGATAATTTAAACTTCAACCTACCTCAAGCTGGTATAGTTGGTGTTATTGGGCCAAATGGTGCTGGTAAAACCACTATTTTCAGAATGATTATGGGTGAGGAAACTCCAGATAAAGGTGAGTTTAAAGTTGGAGATACGGCTAAGTTGGCTTATGTAGATCAAAAACACT
The window above is part of the Algibacter sp. L3A6 genome. Proteins encoded here:
- a CDS encoding MFS transporter, translated to MNKALLSLAIGGFGIGLTEFVIMGILPDIATSFDISIPMAGHFISAYALGVVVGAPTLTGLGSKWPAHKVLLLLMLWFTVFNTLSSFATGYNSFIVLRFLSGLPHGAFFGIGAVVAGKLSKKGKEAQGIAIMFSGLTFANLLGVPLGTYLGKHFNWNVSFLMVGIVGVLAVLAVKFWMPTLKQSSEISFIKEFKIFKRLELWLIILLTTIGTGGFFAWYSYIAPLITDVAGHDKQVVSYAMILAGLGMVIGNVIGAKLAEKLQPIMAVLITLVFMAVCLVLNTYLASDKVMVLVMTFVIGMVTFCLSTPISLAIINASKGGETLGSSLNQSAFNVGNAAGAYFAGLPIAMGYGYTSADWVGAGMAALGVFIAFGIIQYRNYRFKRKYKMKACYS
- a CDS encoding CAL67264 family membrane protein, whose translation is MAMNKNTVLAWATIIMIFVGLGLIALGAFRYDDVAGWGFAAVGFGFFAVAWVFNALKGRV
- the ettA gene encoding energy-dependent translational throttle protein EttA yields the protein MSDDKKIIFSMSGLTKTFPGANTPVLKNIYLSFFYGAKIGILGLNGSGKSTLLKIIAGVDKNYQGDVTFLQDYSVGYLEQEPQLDDDKTVMEIVREGAAETVAILDEYNKINDQFGLEEVYSDADKMEKLMNRQAELQDQIDASNAWELDTKLEIAMDALRTPDGDKKIGVLSGGEKRRVALCRLLLQEPDVLLLDEPTNHLDAESVHWLEHHLAQYKGTVIAVTHDRYFLDNVAGWILELDRGEGIPWKGNYSSWLDQKSKRMAQESKTASKRQKTLERELEWVRQGAKGRQTKQKARLNNYDKLMSQDQKQLDEKLEIYIPNGPRLGTNVIEASGVAKGYDDKLLYDNLNFNLPQAGIVGVIGPNGAGKTTIFRMIMGEETPDKGEFKVGDTAKLAYVDQKHSNIDPEKTIWQNFSDEQELVMMGGKEVNSRAYLSRFNFSGGEQNKKVKLLSGGERNRLHLAMTLKEEGNVLLLDEPTNDLDVNTLRALEEGLENFAGCAVVISHDRWFLDRICTHILAFEGDSQVYFFEGSFSDYEENKKKRLGGDLMPKRIKYKKLVR